In Bos indicus isolate NIAB-ARS_2022 breed Sahiwal x Tharparkar chromosome 19, NIAB-ARS_B.indTharparkar_mat_pri_1.0, whole genome shotgun sequence, the following proteins share a genomic window:
- the LOC109574408 gene encoding keratin, type I cytoskeletal 15: protein MATTFLQTSSSTFGGGSTRGGSLLAGGGGFGGGSLYGGGGSRTISASSARFVSSGSAGGYGGGFGGGAGSGYGGGFGGGFGGGFGSGFGDFGGGDGGLLSGNEKITMQNLNDRLASYLEKVRALEEANADLEVKIRDWYQRQSPTSPERDYSPYFKTIDELRDKILAAAIKNSQVILEIDNARLAADDFRLKHENEMALRQSVEADINGLRRVLDELTLTKTDLEMQIESLNEELAYLKKNHEEEMKEFSNQLAGQVNVEMDAAPAVDLTRVLSEMREQYEAMAEKNRRDAEAWFFSKTEELNKEVASNTEMIQTSKTEITDLRRTIQGLEIELQSQLSMKAGLESTLAETECRYAAQLQQIQGLISSIEAQLSELRSEMECQNQEYKMLLDIKTRLEQEIATYRSLLEGQDSRMAGIGTREASLGGGGGGKVRINVEESVDGKVVSSRKREI, encoded by the exons ATGGCCACCACGTTTTTGCAGACTTCTTCCTCCACTTTTGGGGGTGGCTCTACTCGAGGGGGTTCCCTTCTGGCTGGGGGAGGAGGCTTTGGTGGGGGGAGTCTCTATGGGGGCGGTGGGAGCCGCACTATCTCAGCTTCTTCTGCCAGGTTTGTCTCCTCGGGGTCAGCAGGGGGCTATGGGGGTGGCTTTGGTGGAGGGGCCGGTAGTGGTTATGGGGGTGGCTTTGGAGGGGGCTTTGGTGGGGGTTTTGGCAGTGGCTTCGGTGACTTTGGCGGCGGAGATGGCGGCCTCCTCTCTGGCAATGAGAAGATCACCATGCAGAATCTCAACGACCGCCTGGCCTCCTACCTGGAGAAGGTGCGCGCCCTGGAGGAGGCCAACGCCGACCTGGAGGTGAAGATCCGAGACTGGTACCAGAGACAGAGCCCGACCAGCCCGGAGCGTGACTACAGCCCCTACTTCAAGACCATCGATGAGCTCCGGGACAAG aTCCTGGCGGCTGCCATCAAAAATTCCCAGGTCATTCTGGAGATTGACAATGCCAGGCTGGCTGCAGACGACTTCAGACTCAA gCATGAGAACGAAATGGCCCTGCGCCAAAGCGTGGAGGCCGACATCAACGGCCTGCGCAGGGTGCTGGATGAGCTGACCCTGACCAAGACTGACCTGGAGATGCAGATCGAGAGCCTGAATGAGGAGCTGGCCTACCTGAAGAAGAACCACGAGGAG GAGATGAAGGAGTTCAGCAACCAGCTGGCTGGCCAGGTCAATGTGGAGATGGATGCAGCACCAGCCGTGGACCTGACCCGCGTGCTGTCAGAAATGAGGGAGCAGTACGAGGCCATGGCGGAGAAGAACCGCCGGGATGCCGAGGCCTGGTTCTTTAGCAAG acagaggagctgaATAAGGAGGTGGCCTCCAACACAGAGATGATCCAGACCAGCAAGACGGAGATCACAGACCTGAGACGCACGATACAGGGGCTGGAGATTGAGCTGCAGTCCCAGCTCAGCATG AAAGCCGGGCTGGAGAGCACGCTGGCAGAGACAGAGTGCCGCTATGCTGCGCAGCTGCAGCAGATCCAGGGTCTCATCAGCAGCATCGAGGCCCAGCTGAGTGAGCTCCGTAGTGAGATGGAGTGCCAGAACCAGGAGTACAAGATGCTGCTGGACATCAAGACGAGGCTGGAACAGGAGATTGCCACCTACCGCAGCCTGCTGGAGGGCCAGGActccag GATGGCTGGCATTGGTACCAGAGAAG CCTCCCTGGGAGGTGGCGGTGGCGGCAAGGTCCGCATCAACGTTGAGGAGTCTGTGGACGGGAAGGTGGTTTcttccagaaagagagaaatctAA